The following coding sequences are from one Ornithodoros turicata isolate Travis chromosome 1, ASM3712646v1, whole genome shotgun sequence window:
- the LOC135378012 gene encoding putative uncharacterized protein DDB_G0288537 isoform X3 translates to MLQMNCDFIKKFEFLNISEIIVTNLRNGMSLMEISDCLRILAKYAKEMLKPTKERYKHWNKIPFMKAGAPQKWTRMDGTKTILKQLGYTQETSKGYIFPLHSFGPPLNVIKSLSLELALAAAELSVFYNNHHPHPEYIRNIMCSGGAMLPSASSAERREFNVMDLLAEVGNSGGLRDLSQAPAAPQNLMSPAPHKGRGRPPTVSRASEVVANCAAACNCHSYYDNYASQQQQQQQQQQLPAHQQALHLQAAHLQPAHQQRHQQELQQQEIQRQQQEMQRQQQEIQRQQEIQQQQQDIQQQEIQQQQQQQQEIQQQQEIQQQQEIQQQEQQEIQQQQPQQQQQARMLQNDLHVLQVHSTCPKSKSCCKFKVGFMKSLHIIAHCTIESPCNNLVGNA, encoded by the exons aatggGATGAGTCTCATGGAGATCTCAGACTGTCTAAGGATTCTGGCCAAGTATGCCAAAGAAATGCTCAAGCCAACCAAAGAGAGATATAAACATTGGAACAAGATTCCGTTCATGAAGGCTGGTGCACCACAGAAGTGGACAAGAATGGAT GGCACAAAAACAATCCTTAAACAACTGGGTTATACTCAAGAGACATCCAAGGGCTACATATTTCCATTGCACTCTTTTGGTCCTCCGCTGAATGTGATCAAGAGCCTGTCACTGGAGTTAGCTCTTGCAGCTGCAGAGTTGTCAGTCTTCTACAATAATCATCACCCGCACCCTGAATACATCCGTAATATCATGTGTTCTGGTGGGGCAATGCTGCCATCAGCATCTTCTGCTGAGCGTCGTGAGTTTAATGTTATGGACCTTCTGGCAGAAGTTGGCAACTCTGGTGGTCTTAGG GATCTCAGTCAAGCACCAGCTGCCCCTCAGAATTTAATGTCACCAGCACCACACAAAGGTCGCGGAAGACCTCCCACAGTATCTAGGGCCTCTGAGGTGGTGGCCAATTGTGCCGCTGCGTGCAACTGTCACTCATACTATGACAACTATGCTtcccagcagcagcagcagcagcagcaacagcagctACCTGCACACCAGCAGGCTCTGCACCTCCAGGCAGCTCACCTTCAACCAGCCCACCAGCAGAGACACCAACAAGAGCTTCAGCAGCAGGAAATACaacggcagcaacaagaaatgcaacggcagcaacaagagatCCAACGGCAGCAGGAAATACAGCAACAGCAGCAAGACATTCAACAACAGGAAATTcaacagcaacagcagcagcagcaagagATTCAACAACAGCAGGAGATTCAGCAGCAACAGGAGATCCAACAACAGGAGCAGCAGGAAATTCAACAACAGCAACCACAGCAGCAACAGCAGGCAC GAATGTTGCAGAATGACCTGCACGTATTGCAAGTGCACAGTACATGTCCCAAAAGCAAATCATGCTGTAAGTTCAAGGTTGGTTTCATGAAATCATTGCACATAATTGCACACTGTACAATTGAATCTCCATGTAACAATCTCGTAGGAAATGCATAA